In Fusarium fujikuroi IMI 58289 draft genome, chromosome FFUJ_chr08, one genomic interval encodes:
- a CDS encoding related to vegetatible incompatibility protein HET-E-1, with amino-acid sequence MENPTASTVQSLNASGSSRVHVGNSYNITHNHGRGSEDDGAKKYLDALRSTDPRDDKARIEQTNGGLLKDSYVWILESPEFITWRDERKTGRLLWIRGDPGKGKTMLLCGLVNELQPLTRLDGSDNNKTISYFFCQATNSGLNNYAAILKGLIYLLVIQHPTAVYHLFDKKDEDHWNYKISLEGIFRKILDDPSLGEIYLLVDALDECVEDLPLLLALISSTSSRAKWIATSRNRCEIEELFGETSAKLALSLELHEESVSQAVNTYINYRTRHLAKRKKLKKSTLQQVHDYLSQHAHGTFLWVALVCQRLERCRSWEIPNQLSQFPQGLNELYAKMIHQIHKSENGDLYIRILAIASTVFRPLTFSELIAIENLNVDEETLPDLIVECGSFLTTKSNIVVFVHNSAKDFLLKETSTLLFQSGLAHHQYDLFQRCIAMMQSLRRDIYGLVYPGVSLDAALRNCPDPDPLDNMEYPCVFWADHMQEASKLSILDESNINITGTGTVNKFISEKFLFWLEALALCQNLPAGLKALEILRNLADHGQASYKALIEDALRFAHYFCSIIERYPLQIYASGLLYSPKNSLIRSRFKQYTWEIFTEGPKVDKEWSPIRRLFEHDDCLHIISMSFAPTSQMLVTTTFSELLRWNVSQEPVPDIMKKDLSHDTAASSDGKWSAILASECEIQVHDLNLKRVAWRLELDSSDWLDMVISPDNQSLLMCYRSMLVIYDISGGIRRWFLLGNEFPYLSFGNPLFFSFSSNGCWVAVHMRGSTQIGVLNLGTGEQNKNPNWADIGTIHDTEFIPNTYLLMFCDSGNNIYLWNVMEKKCKKWIHTEYSFHLLAVSHSGSWLLLGGRNGLAICDRANRRVRRIIGLPRNLYAEAIAISFDDQLVACGNENGLWILDANTLLADTSRTTRDAHEEVYISDNGQLIAYDLGRSIEVWDASTSDMICSLPAAEVTHQSTKTIKFSPKDHYLLVVNLELILGWDLTRESWQRLSGDFHSEITAVSDKRQNGDRWVAARWSMGGISVWNLTTGKRTRNFRQPDNQSLKAASIAFTGNKLGILWCPDNELSGNEAFHLYNVENGEVLSRIELPYCRALQTPNKVPEPRLKLSLSGSFAMMRYGLGSFSFLRSLSTNSDGIQVWPWGRNENGLRHHHDGFHHFFFLNESTVSTDSGTFYIRFFEESISSQPYEVYTKDKVVINRESGEDPHHMALTYGEYTQGPNGEWINFHNKPLLWRPAQYRDEIMAIGPDYVLLDPSYGVQFIRFAKDANKLLHHAILRTELI; translated from the exons ATGGAGAATCCAACTGCCAGCACTGTGCAATCTCTGAATGCATCTGGATCTTCCAGAGTACACGTCGGCAATAGCTACAACATAACTCATAATCATGGCAGAGGATCCGAGGACGACGGAGCGAAGAAATACCTGGACGCACTGCGCTCGACCGATCCTCGTGATGACAAAGCTAGGATCGAACAGACGAATGGCGGTTTGTTGAAGGATTCGTACGTGTGGATTCTTGAAAGCCCTGAGTTCATTACTTGGCGCGACGAAAGGAAGACTGGTCGGCTTTTGTGGATTAGAGGAGACCCGGGCAAAGGAAAGACAATGCTCTTGTGTGGTCTCGTCAATGAGCTGCAGCCTTTGACGAGGCTGGATGGCTCGGATAACAACAAGACAATATCCTATTTCTTCTGTCAAGCTACAAATTCCGGTCTGAACAACTATGCAGCAATCTTGAAAGGTCTCATCTACCTGCTGGTCATTCAACACCCCACTGCTGTGTATCATCTATTCGACAAGAAAGACGAAGACCACTGGAACTATAAGATATCCCTCGAGGGTATTTTCCGCAAAATCTTGGACGATCCAAGTCTTGGTGAGATATACTTGCTTGTAGATGCCCTGGATGAGTGCGTCGAAGACCTTCCCCTTCTCCTGGCACTGATATCGAGTACTTCCTCACGCGCGAAGTGGATTGCCACCAGCCGTAACCGCTGCGAAATTGAAGAGCTTTTTGGAGAAACATCAGCAAAACTAGCGCTGTCTTTGGAACTCCACGAAGAATCTGTTTCTCAAGCTGTCAATACTTACATAAACTACCGAACTCGTCATTTAGCTAAGAGGAAGAAACTCAAGAAGAGCACATTACAGCAAGTCCATGATTACCTGTCTCAGCACGCCCATGGTACCTTTCTCTGGGTGGCCTTGGTATGCCAACGACTGGAGAGATGCCGAAGTTGGGAAATTCCCAACCAATTATCACAATTTCCCCAGGGCCTCAACGAGCTCTATGCGAAGATGATACATCAAATTCACAAGTCTGAGAACGGCGACCTCTACATTAGAATCCTTGCCATCGCGTCAACGGTCTTCCGTCCCCTTACCTTTTCAGAGCTCATAGCTATAGAGAACCTGAACGTGGATGAGGAGACACTTCCTGATCTCATAGTGGAATGCGGTTCATTTCTGACGACAAAAAGCAACATTGTTGTCTTCGTCCATAATTCTGCGAAAGACTTTCTGCTCAAAGAGACAAGCACATTACTCTTTCAATCTGGACTTGCGCATCACCAATACGACCTCTTTCAAAGGTGTATCGCTATGATGCAAAGCCTCCGTCGGGATATCTATGGCTTGGTCTACCCAGGAGTCTCATTGGATGCAGCTCTACGGAATTGTCCCGATCCGGATCCATTGGACAACATGGAATACCCATGTGTTTTCTGGGCTGACCATATGCAAGAGGCGAGCAAGCTCTCCATTCTGGACGAGTCAAACATCAATATCACTGGTACTGGCACTGTAAATAAGTTTATTAGTGAGAAGTTCTTGTTCTGGTTAGAGGCGCTCGCTTTATGTCAGAACCTACCAGCGGGACTGAAAGCTCTAGAAATTTTAAGGAACTTAGCAGAT CATGGGCAGGCAAGCTACAAGGCCCTGATTGAGGATGCCCTCAGGTTCGCACACTACTTCTGTTCTATAATTGAACGATATCCACTCCAAATTTACGCCTCTGGCTTGCTCTACAGCCCGAAGAATAGCCTTATCCGCAGTCGATTCAAACAGTACACTTGGGAAATATTCACCGAGGGCCCAAAAGTCGACAAGGAGTGGAGCCCAATCCGGAGACTTTTTGAACACGATGATTGTCTTCATATTATCAGTATGAGCTTCGCGCCCACAAGTCAAATGCTAGTTACAACCACATTTTCAGAATTGCTCAGATGGAACGTCAGCCAAGAGCCTGTACCTGACATCATGAAAAAAGATCTTAGCCATGACACTGCTGCATCGTCAGACGGTAAATGGTCAGCAATTCTCGCTTCCGAGTGCGAGATTCAAGTTCACGACTTGAATTTGAAGAGGGTCGCCTGGCGTCTAGAGCTTGACAGCTCTGACTGGCTAGACATGGTGATCTCACCCGACAACCAGTCCCTGCTAATGTGTTATCGATCAATGTTAGTGATCTATGACATTAGCGGTGGAATTCGTCGATGGTTTCTTCTCGGCAATGAATTCCCTTATTTGTCTTTTGGGAACCCGCtttttttctccttctcatcaaatGGTTGCTGGGTAGCGGTTCACATGCGCGGCAGCACCCAAATTGGTGTCCTGAATTTAGGAACAGGCGAACAGAACAAGAATCCTAATTGGGCGGACATCGGGACTATACATGACACGGAGTTCATCCCCAATACATACCTACTCATGTTTTGTGACAGTGGAAATAACATCTACCTTTGGAATGTTATGGAGAAAAAGTGTAAAAAGTGGATTCACACTGAGTACTCTTTTCATCTTTTGGCTGTCTCACACTCTggttcttggctgcttctcGGTGGGAGAAATGGACTTGCCATATGCGATCGTGCTAATCGCCGTGTACGGCGGATAATTGGCTTGCCGCGAAACTTGTATGCGGAAGCAATTGCGATTTCATTCGATGATCAATTAGTTGCATGCGGCAACGAGAACGGTTTATGGATCTTGGATGCTAATACCCTCCTGGCTGATACGTCACGTACAACAAGAGATGCTCACGAGGAGGTCTACATCTCTGATAACGGACAGTTGATAGCTTACGATCTCGGCCGCAGTATTGAAGTATGGGACGCATCGACTAGCGACATGATATGTTCCTTACCCGCAGCTGAAGTCACTCATCAAAGTACGAAGACTATCAAATTTTCACCAAAGGATCACTACCTGCTAGTCGTCAACTTGGAATTGATCCTTGGGTGGGATTTAACCAGGGAGAGCTGGCAGAGACTCTCGGGTGACTTCCATAGTGAAATTACTGCAGTCTCTGACAAAAGACAGAATGGCGATCGGTGGGTAGCAGCTCGTTGGTCTATGGGCGGCATTTCTGTATGGAATCTCACGACAGGGAAACGGACGCGGAATTTCAGACAGCCCGACAATCAATCACTAAAGGCTGCCTCGATAGCTTTTACCGGTAATAAATTGGGAATACTGTGGTGCCCTGATAACGAATTATCGGGTAATGAGGCATTCCACTTGTACAATGTTGAAAACGGCGAAGTGCTTTCTCGGATCGAACTTCCTTACTGTCGGGCTCTTCAGACCCCTAACAAGGTCCCAGAACCAAGGCTTAAATTGTCTTTGAGTGGATCCTTCGCCATGATGCGATACGGTCTAGGCTCCTTCTCATTTTTACGGAGCTTGAGCACAAATAGTGATGGTATCCAAGTATGGCCCTGGGGCAGAAATGAAAATGGTCTCAGACATCATCACGATGGGTTCCAtcatttcttttttctcaACGAGTCCACTGTGTCTACTGATAGTGGAACATTTTACATACGTTTCTTTGAGGAGTCGATTTCAAGTCAACCTTACGAGGTGTATACTAAGGACAAGGTTGTCATAAACAGAGAGAGCGGAGAAGACCCACATCACATGGCTTTAACTTACGGTGAATACACCCAAGGTCCTAACGGCGAATGGATAAATTTTCACAACAAGCCGCTATTATGGAGACCTGCACAATACCGAGACGAGATCATGGCAATAGGCCCTGACTATGTTTTGCTTGATCCTTCCTATGGTGTTCAGTTTATTCGTTTTGCAAAGGATGCAAATAAATTATTACACCACGCTATACTCCGTACAGAACTTATATAG